The segment GATTCGAGCGCGTCAGCCGCCGCCCGCTGCGCTATTTTCGTGGACAGCCCGGTTCCGGCCTGCGCGTTTCGCACGGTAGAGCGCCGCATCCGCGTTGTTCAGCAACTTGAGCGCGTCATCGCTATGACGCGGATGGGCCGTCGCGCAGCCAATGCTCACGGTAAGGAAGCCTCTCGGCGAACCGCTGTTCGGAATCTCGAGCGCTTCGACCATCATCCGAAGACGTTCAGCAAAAGTCACTGCGCCTTCCTCCGCCGCTGAAGGCAGCACGATCACGAATTCCTCACCGCCGTAGCGCGCGACGATATCGCCCGGTCGCTTGACTGAATGCTGTATGCAATCGGCCACGGCGACGAGCGCATCGTCGCCCATCGCATGACCGTAGGTGTCGTTGTAGAGCTTGAAGTGGTCGACATCGACGAACAATGCGGAAAGCGGCTGATCCGCGCGCCGCGCACGTCGCCATTCCTCGTCGAGACGGCGATCCAACGCACGCCGGTTAGCGAGACCGGTGAGTGAATCGGTCCCTGCGAGCCTTTGCAACTTTTCCTGAGCGATGGCGCGCGAACGCAGCGAGATTGCAAGCAGCCACGACAGAACGATGAAGCCAGCGCCGAACATGAGAGTCAGGCCGCCGATCATCGTGCTGCGTTCGCGCCAGCCTTGAAGTACATCATCTTCCGCAGGCGCGACCGCTGCGATGAGTTGCGTGCCCGGCACATGCGCAAAGGTATAGATGCGGCGCACGCCGTCCAGGGGCGAAGTCGAAATATAAGAGCCGTTGAGTTGATCCGTCATCGACGAAAAGGTAGGCGAGCGAACCACGGTGCTGGAGGCGCCAGCGGGCAAGGGAGGCTTGCGGGCAAGCATCAGGCCGTCTGGCTGCACGATGAAAACGGAGCCCGCTCGGCCGACATTGACGCGCGAGAGTAATGCCTTGAGATAGTCGATATTGAGCGCGATCACCGCCACGCCCGCAAACGAGCCATCCGGTGCGTTAATGCGGCGGCTTAGCGCGAGCGAATATGCGCCGTTGCGCAAGCGCGATTGATACGGCTTTGAAATATAGAGCCCGACGTCGGCTCTTGCTGCGTGCGCCGTGAAATAGTCGCGGTCTTTAAAGCGCAATTCGTTAGGAACGGACGCATCGCGCTCGACTACGATACGTCCTTGCCCGTCCATCACGAATGCGCCGCCTATGTAATTCGTTGCGGTTGCGCCATCGAATAGGACGAGCTTGCGCAAGTCGTCGGACAAGGCCATCACGGCCGGATTTTCCATTCCACTTACGATGGTGCGCAACGAAAGATCGATGGATTCGATATTGCGTGAAATATCGGCAGTGAGCGTCGCGACAACATTGGCGGACGCCTCATGTGCGTTCTGCAACGCCTGCGCACGGCCTTGCCAAAGCGCGGCAAAGGAAAGCACCGCCATGGAAATAGCGATAGCCGTGCCGATTAGGCCGGCAAGCAAGGGAAAGCGCGAGAAGGCATCTGCCACGCGCATCGTGGCGGTGCTATTGCGTCGGACTAGCCGACGCCGGACCACACGGCCCGTTTTGCGCACGACGTCGAATCTCGGGGACATTCATCTCTCCGCGTGAGACACGCTTCGCTTAGGCGACGCCATTAGCATGACGCTGCAAGCGTGAAACTTTCGAAAACCCCACAAAAACAGGGTTCAAATACGCGCTTGGAGAGCGGCGCGCTCGTCAACAGGATTGTAATCGGAAGAAGAAATTCGCTTAAGCTTTACCGCCGCGCTTAATGACGCGCTGGCGAATCTCTGAATCGAGTATGAGCCTGCCGCGAATTTTGCCCTTCATGCGTTTGACGTAGCGCGGCGCTTCCGTCATGTGTATCACCATCAGTTCGCGTACTTTTTCAACGTCGCGCGCACGTGCTGCTTCGGTGATGGCCTTGTGAATCTTGACGTTTGCACGGCCGAAACGTTCGTGCTCCGCTTGCGGTGTATCGTTTCGAAATTCGATCAGTTGTCGGATCATCTCGTTGATCAGCTCGCAGCTAAACCGCAAGAACGGATTGGGATTGGCCGCAGCGAGAATGTCGTGGAAATTCACGTCTTCCTGACGTTGCCTGACAATATCCCGGCTCTCGTGCGCGCAAGCGGGTTCGTCGCAACTCGCTATATTTTCTTCGAGCGCGGCCAAATCCTCTTCCGTCAAATGCGGCACTGCCCCTGCAGCAAGTTCGGGTTCGAGCAACTGACGCACCGTATAGATGTCGTCGATGCTTACGTCCTTAAAGAACAAATAATTTTGCAAGAGCTGAAGGGTTCTATCTAGCGGCACTTCAACGATGGTGCCGCCGCCCGAAGGACCGGTCGTGACCTTGATAAGCCCTTGCACTTCCAGAGACTTGAGCGCTTCGCGAATCGTGCTCTTGCTAACGGAAAACAACTGCTGCAACTCGACTTCGCGCGGCAGCTTGTCGCCCGGCTTGAGATCTTTTTCCGTAATGAGCCGTTTGATTTCCTCAGCGACGAGGTCTGCGCGCTTGGGCTGCTTGATGGGCTTGGCAAGCGGCTGCCTTGAGACTTCCTGTTGAGTCGGGTCGACTCCGGCCGCCGCGCTGGCGCGCTTAGCACGGTCCATCACCATATCGATGCTCCTTAACACACCCCGGAATATTGCCTTATTGACACCCGAATTTATTGTACCTAGCATCGGATTCGTTCTATTTATCATGATAAATAGGATGAAGCTAAACCGACGCATGAACGTACCACGAAAAAAACGCAAGGTGGCCGCGCAGGTCTTCTTCTCAAGGAGCGTCAATTTTGAATCGCCGAAATATGTTGAAGCTGGCCGCGCTGTCGGCCGTTCCCGGATCGTTTGAGGCGCTCATGTCGCGCAGCGCGCTCGCTCAAGGTTCGCCGATTCAGTTTGCCTGCCCGGTGCCGATGTCCGGACCCTTTGCGGCAAACGGCAAATACGCCGATCTCGGCATGAAGCTCGCGATCGAACAGTATGGCAAGGTGCTCGGTCAGCCGCTCGCATATACCACGCTCGATACCGAAGGCAAGCCCGCGACCGCGGTGCGTCGCGTTCAGGAAATAGCCCAACAGAAAAATGCGCGCTATTTTGCAGGCGGCATTCTTTCGTCCGAAGCGCTTGCAATGGGTAAGGAAGTGGAGAAGGCCGGCGGCATTTTCATTACTACGGCGGGCGCCGACGAGCTCACGGGGAAAGACTGCAATAGCGCGACGTTTCGGTGGTCGGTGCCGACCTTCGGCGCGATAGAGCAGACGGTTCGACCGCTCATTCAGACGTTCCCCAAGGCCAAGCGTTGGTACACCATCACGCCGCAATACGTCTTTGGCGATGGTCTTTTATCCGCTGCTAAAGCCATCTTCAAGGAAAAGGGCATCGAGCATGTGGGCAACAGCTATCACTCGCTAAACGAAAAAGAATTCAGCGGATATCTGACCAACGCTGTCGCGGCCAAGCCGGACGTCCTGCTTATTCTGAACTTTGGCTCACAGTCGTCGGATACGTTGCGACAAGCCGTGAGCTTCGGCATGAAGAACAACTGCACGATTCTCATGGCCTGGGCGTCCGGTCTGGAGCAGTTCGAAGCGCTCGGTCCGGACATCTGCGAAGGGGTGTATTTCGGCGCGCAGTACTGGCACGCAATTGATTCCCCGCTCAATCAGGATCTCGTCAAGCGCGCCAATGCGGCCTTTAAAGCGAACCCGAACTACAGTCTTGCGGGATCGTATATCTGTACCAAGATTTTGCTGGACGGCATCGTGAAGGCAGGTACGGCAGACCCCAAGAAAGTCATCGCGACGCTGGAAGGAATGAAGTATTCAGGTCTGACGGGCCCTGAGGAAATCCGCGCAGGCGACCATCAGGTGCTCAAGAATTATTATTTGCTCAAGGGTAAGCCCAAGAGCAAGATGAAAGACAAGGACGACTACGCCGATATCGTCAGTTCAGGACAATCGTTCCTTCCGCTCGACAAGACGCAATGCAAGATGGCTTGACAATGCTTAGGCACAAGCTGGAAGCGAATGCGCTTGAAGCGCGTTCGCGCCGTTTCTCTTTTGAGCCAAGGCCATGAACGTTTATCTGTTGCAGGTCGTGAACGGCATCGGCGTGGGGATGCTGTATTTTCTGCTCGCGGTCGGCTTGTCGATCGTATTCGGGCTCCTGCGCTTCGTGAATTTCGCGCACGGCGCGTTCTACCTTCTTGGTGCGTATTTCTGTTATCAGGCGATGCAGTGGTCAATGAGCTTCTGGATGGCGCTCATCGTCGTGCCGGTTGTAGTAGGCGTGCTTGCGTGGATAGTAGAAAAGATCGTACTGCGGCACGTCTATGCGCAGCAGCACGAGTTTCATATTCTCGCGACAGTGGGCCTCGCACTCGTGCTGCAGGAGTGCGCAATCATCCTATGGGGACCGCTCGGCGACAACGTAGCGGTGCCGGATGTGCTGAATGGCGTCGTGATCTGGGGCAGCTTCGTCTATCCGAAATACCGCCTTTTCGTGATCGGATTCACGGCAGTGCTCGCGGCCATTCTCTGGTGGGTACTCGAAGGCACGCGGCTCGGTAGCGCCGTTCGCGCGGGCAGTGAATCCAGTGAGATGGTGTCCTTGCTCGGTATCAATGTGACGCGGGTCTTCAGTCTCGTGTTCGCGCTCGGCGCGGGCACGGCAGCGCTTGCAGGCGTCCTTGCCGCACCCATACGCGGCGTCGATCCATTCATGGGTATCGAAGCTTTGGGCGTGGCCTTCGTGGTTGTCGTGGTGGGCGGCATGGGTAATTTCCTTGGCGCGCTTGTTGGCGGCTTGTTGGTCGGTATTGTTCAGAGCGTGATGAGCACGTTATGGCCCGAAGGCGCGCGGCTCATGATCTATGTCGCGATGGCCGCTGTCCTATTGCTGCGTCCGAATGGATTGCTCGGGAGGGCAGTGTGATTTCCAAACAGGATTCGAACGCGCTGGACGTCGACGCGCCGCAAAGCTCGTCGCCCCGGCAAGCGCTTCATCGCTATCGCTTCTTGCTGCTTGCCTTATTGGTCGTTTGCATATTGCCCATGACGATACGTTCGGGTTCGCTTGCGACCGAAGTACTTGTCTACGCGCTTGCGGCCTTGGGGTGCAATCTGCTCCTGGGACACACAGGGTTGCTCTCTTTTGGACAAGGCATTTTCTTTGGACTAGGCAGCTATAGCGCGGGTCTCATTCTAACGAAATTCGGTCTACAGGCTCCCGTCGCCTTATTAGGGGCGGTGCTTGCCGGAGCGGTTGCCGCAGCCATCGTCGGATGGTTTTCCATCCGTCAGCGCGGTGCCTATTTCGTGATGTTGACGCTCGCATTCGGCCAGATGTTTTACTTTCTCGCCTACACGACGCCCGATCTAACCGGCGGTGACAACGGTCTTCTCGATATCCCCCGTCCCGCTTTGTCCATCTTGGGCAAGACACTCTTTTCGATAACCTCACCCTGGCAGTATTACGCGTTCGTGGCGGTGCTTTTCTTGCTCGCATTCTGGCTGATGATGCGTGTCTCGCATTCGATATTCGGTCGCACATTGCTGGCTATTCGCGACAACGAAGCCCGAGCGGCCGCGGTTGGGTACGACGTCAGGCGCTTCAAGCTCGCGGCCTTTGTCATCTCCGGTGCGGTCACGGGCTTGGCGGGCGCGCTGCACGCCATGATGACCGGTATCGCGCCGCTGTCTAACATCGACTATCACACGAGCGAGATGATTCTCATGATGACGGTGATTGGCGGTACGGGCAATCTGTTTTCATCGGTCCTCGGTGCGGCCTTCTATGTGCTGTTCGCTGATTGGTTAAGCACGCTTTGGCCGCGCTGGCTGCTCCTGCTTGGGCTCGTGTTGATCGCTGTAAGCCTTTTCATGCAGCGTGGCTTGTGGGGCCTTGGCGAACGCGTCTGGCGCGCGGTCAGGCGCAATCAGGGAGAGGCAACATGAGCACGGCCCTTCTCGAAGCAAGGAATGTCGTCAAGCGCTATGGGAAATTCGCCGCCTTGACCGAGGTGAACTTGCGTATAGCGA is part of the Caballeronia sp. TF1N1 genome and harbors:
- a CDS encoding sensor domain-containing diguanylate cyclase, translating into MSPRFDVVRKTGRVVRRRLVRRNSTATMRVADAFSRFPLLAGLIGTAIAISMAVLSFAALWQGRAQALQNAHEASANVVATLTADISRNIESIDLSLRTIVSGMENPAVMALSDDLRKLVLFDGATATNYIGGAFVMDGQGRIVVERDASVPNELRFKDRDYFTAHAARADVGLYISKPYQSRLRNGAYSLALSRRINAPDGSFAGVAVIALNIDYLKALLSRVNVGRAGSVFIVQPDGLMLARKPPLPAGASSTVVRSPTFSSMTDQLNGSYISTSPLDGVRRIYTFAHVPGTQLIAAVAPAEDDVLQGWRERSTMIGGLTLMFGAGFIVLSWLLAISLRSRAIAQEKLQRLAGTDSLTGLANRRALDRRLDEEWRRARRADQPLSALFVDVDHFKLYNDTYGHAMGDDALVAVADCIQHSVKRPGDIVARYGGEEFVIVLPSAAEEGAVTFAERLRMMVEALEIPNSGSPRGFLTVSIGCATAHPRHSDDALKLLNNADAALYRAKRAGRNRAVHENSAAGGG
- a CDS encoding FadR/GntR family transcriptional regulator translates to MVMDRAKRASAAAGVDPTQQEVSRQPLAKPIKQPKRADLVAEEIKRLITEKDLKPGDKLPREVELQQLFSVSKSTIREALKSLEVQGLIKVTTGPSGGGTIVEVPLDRTLQLLQNYLFFKDVSIDDIYTVRQLLEPELAAGAVPHLTEEDLAALEENIASCDEPACAHESRDIVRQRQEDVNFHDILAAANPNPFLRFSCELINEMIRQLIEFRNDTPQAEHERFGRANVKIHKAITEAARARDVEKVRELMVIHMTEAPRYVKRMKGKIRGRLILDSEIRQRVIKRGGKA
- a CDS encoding ABC transporter substrate-binding protein; amino-acid sequence: MNRRNMLKLAALSAVPGSFEALMSRSALAQGSPIQFACPVPMSGPFAANGKYADLGMKLAIEQYGKVLGQPLAYTTLDTEGKPATAVRRVQEIAQQKNARYFAGGILSSEALAMGKEVEKAGGIFITTAGADELTGKDCNSATFRWSVPTFGAIEQTVRPLIQTFPKAKRWYTITPQYVFGDGLLSAAKAIFKEKGIEHVGNSYHSLNEKEFSGYLTNAVAAKPDVLLILNFGSQSSDTLRQAVSFGMKNNCTILMAWASGLEQFEALGPDICEGVYFGAQYWHAIDSPLNQDLVKRANAAFKANPNYSLAGSYICTKILLDGIVKAGTADPKKVIATLEGMKYSGLTGPEEIRAGDHQVLKNYYLLKGKPKSKMKDKDDYADIVSSGQSFLPLDKTQCKMA
- a CDS encoding branched-chain amino acid ABC transporter permease, which produces MNVYLLQVVNGIGVGMLYFLLAVGLSIVFGLLRFVNFAHGAFYLLGAYFCYQAMQWSMSFWMALIVVPVVVGVLAWIVEKIVLRHVYAQQHEFHILATVGLALVLQECAIILWGPLGDNVAVPDVLNGVVIWGSFVYPKYRLFVIGFTAVLAAILWWVLEGTRLGSAVRAGSESSEMVSLLGINVTRVFSLVFALGAGTAALAGVLAAPIRGVDPFMGIEALGVAFVVVVVGGMGNFLGALVGGLLVGIVQSVMSTLWPEGARLMIYVAMAAVLLLRPNGLLGRAV
- a CDS encoding branched-chain amino acid ABC transporter permease, translating into MDVDAPQSSSPRQALHRYRFLLLALLVVCILPMTIRSGSLATEVLVYALAALGCNLLLGHTGLLSFGQGIFFGLGSYSAGLILTKFGLQAPVALLGAVLAGAVAAAIVGWFSIRQRGAYFVMLTLAFGQMFYFLAYTTPDLTGGDNGLLDIPRPALSILGKTLFSITSPWQYYAFVAVLFLLAFWLMMRVSHSIFGRTLLAIRDNEARAAAVGYDVRRFKLAAFVISGAVTGLAGALHAMMTGIAPLSNIDYHTSEMILMMTVIGGTGNLFSSVLGAAFYVLFADWLSTLWPRWLLLLGLVLIAVSLFMQRGLWGLGERVWRAVRRNQGEAT